In Caldisphaera lagunensis DSM 15908, a single genomic region encodes these proteins:
- a CDS encoding RsmB/NOP family class I SAM-dependent RNA methyltransferase produces MGRNLDIEERIFNYEISSEAKKLAEKYGYSDYIVERYLKLLDNEAIDLLEANEIPMPQTIRCNDFLIRCDELEKRLVNKGFKIKKIPFLPHGYEIISSPYKVGATHEYLMGYYYLQDPGSMLVVYLMNPKKNSFIIDMASAPGGKSSQILQLTKDNVKLVSVELKKDRIKSLRSNLQRMGFSSYIILEIDARKLSLKDADMILLDSPSSGEGIIRKDPKRKKSRPRSDMKKIHMLQFQLLNKAIDMIKPEGEITYAACSTAIEEGEYVIDKILRRNEVDILNTYSPIGEHAFIEFNGVKFDDRIKNCIRLWPHKHGTEGFFICRLKKNQN; encoded by the coding sequence ATGGGTAGAAATTTGGATATAGAAGAAAGGATATTTAATTATGAAATAAGCAGTGAAGCAAAAAAACTAGCTGAGAAATACGGATATTCAGATTATATTGTAGAGAGATATCTTAAATTGCTAGATAATGAAGCAATTGACCTTTTAGAAGCAAATGAAATACCAATGCCTCAGACGATAAGGTGTAACGATTTTTTAATAAGATGTGATGAATTAGAAAAAAGATTGGTTAACAAAGGATTTAAAATAAAAAAGATTCCGTTTCTACCTCATGGATACGAAATTATTAGTTCACCATATAAAGTTGGTGCAACACATGAATACCTCATGGGCTATTATTATTTGCAAGATCCAGGTTCAATGCTTGTAGTTTATTTGATGAATCCAAAAAAGAACAGCTTTATAATAGATATGGCATCGGCGCCCGGAGGTAAATCGAGTCAAATTTTGCAATTGACAAAAGATAATGTTAAGCTTGTTTCGGTTGAGTTAAAAAAGGATAGGATTAAATCCTTAAGGTCAAACTTGCAGAGAATGGGATTTTCAAGCTATATCATATTAGAAATAGACGCAAGAAAGCTTAGTTTAAAAGATGCAGATATGATTTTGTTAGATTCACCCTCATCTGGAGAAGGAATAATTAGGAAGGATCCTAAAAGAAAAAAGAGTAGGCCGAGAAGTGATATGAAAAAAATACATATGCTACAATTCCAGCTTCTCAATAAAGCTATTGATATGATTAAGCCCGAAGGGGAAATAACATATGCAGCATGTAGTACAGCTATAGAAGAAGGAGAATATGTAATAGATAAGATATTAAGAAGGAATGAGGTTGATATATTAAATACTTATTCCCCAATAGGGGAGCATGCATTTATAGAATTCAATGGGGTAAAATTTGATGATAGAATAAAGAATTGTATTAGATTATGGCCTCATAAACATGGAACGGAGGGATTTTTCATTTGCAGGCTAAAAAAGAACCAAAATTAG
- a CDS encoding secondary thiamine-phosphate synthase enzyme YjbQ: MKFEVSNIEINTNQRIEILDITNKVENIIKQKNYEKGILNLYVLHTTAAITLNEYEPNLEEDLKRIISEIFRPDGDWKHNLIDDNAHAHLASSFIGNSRSLLIESGKIVLGTWQRILFIELDGPRKRMVKIVFIGE, translated from the coding sequence TTGAAATTTGAAGTTTCAAACATAGAAATAAATACTAACCAAAGAATAGAAATTTTAGATATCACAAATAAAGTAGAAAATATCATTAAGCAAAAAAATTATGAAAAAGGAATTTTAAATTTATATGTTTTGCATACTACGGCTGCAATCACATTAAATGAATATGAACCTAATTTAGAAGAGGATTTAAAAAGAATCATAAGTGAAATATTTAGACCAGACGGAGATTGGAAACATAATCTAATAGATGACAACGCTCATGCTCACTTAGCATCAAGCTTTATTGGTAATTCAAGATCCTTATTAATCGAATCCGGCAAAATAGTTTTAGGTACTTGGCAAAGAATTTTATTTATTGAACTTGATGGACCTAGAAAAAGGATGGTAAAAATTGTCTTCATCGGAGAATAA
- a CDS encoding ABC transporter permease → MASLSSIYSKLYSFVYLRGFKIWISYKTQVVLNVLSWVIPVFTYYFVGTSLGQKFVSYINTQNYTAFIVIGLAFQGYVSSVITTISGRMRNEQLFGTLEYYMLSPTGVFGMLFYSAAWGFVLNTINAVVIILVGLGLGVSFVNANIIGALIIIIELIISTLGLSMMAGGIVMITKQGNPISFFFSTITTLLSGTVFPVSILPGYIKDLSYAIPLTFALNGLRSALLNAASLTQLAYYFYILLIFDVVLLPLGAYIYKLGFDIARKQGTLSEY, encoded by the coding sequence ATGGCAAGCTTGAGCTCAATTTATTCAAAGCTTTACTCGTTTGTCTATTTAAGAGGATTTAAAATATGGATAAGTTATAAGACACAAGTCGTTTTAAATGTGCTTAGCTGGGTAATACCAGTTTTTACCTATTATTTCGTTGGAACATCACTAGGCCAAAAATTTGTATCCTATATAAATACTCAAAACTATACGGCATTTATTGTAATAGGGCTTGCATTTCAAGGATATGTATCGTCTGTAATAACTACAATTAGCGGTAGAATGAGAAATGAGCAGCTATTTGGTACATTAGAATATTATATGTTATCACCAACAGGGGTATTCGGTATGCTATTTTATTCAGCAGCTTGGGGCTTCGTTTTAAATACTATAAATGCTGTTGTAATTATTTTAGTTGGTTTGGGATTAGGGGTATCATTTGTTAATGCTAATATCATAGGCGCATTAATTATCATTATTGAGTTAATTATTTCAACTCTCGGCCTATCAATGATGGCAGGAGGTATTGTTATGATTACAAAACAAGGGAATCCTATATCGTTTTTCTTCTCAACAATCACAACCTTGCTTTCAGGAACAGTTTTTCCAGTTAGCATATTGCCAGGATATATTAAAGATTTAAGCTATGCAATACCTTTAACCTTTGCGCTTAATGGTCTAAGATCAGCCCTATTAAATGCCGCATCCTTAACTCAACTAGCTTATTATTTCTATATTCTTTTGATATTTGATGTGGTATTGCTTCCCCTAGGCGCTTATATTTATAAATTAGGTTTTGACATAGCAAGAAAACAAGGTACATTAAGCGAATATTAA
- a CDS encoding 50S ribosomal protein L40e produces MPITDPELIKIVEKRVFEVSICRRCGAKNPLNAKKCRRCRGTDLRPKKKELAKFKAQ; encoded by the coding sequence ATGCCAATAACCGATCCAGAGCTGATAAAGATAGTTGAGAAGAGAGTATTTGAGGTTAGTATATGTAGAAGATGTGGAGCAAAAAATCCACTTAATGCCAAGAAATGCAGGAGATGTAGAGGAACTGATTTAAGGCCTAAGAAGAAAGAGCTGGCCAAGTTTAAAGCACAATAA
- a CDS encoding helicase C-terminal domain-containing protein: protein MSSSENKRFPYNELRPGQMEIAEIVKDAIEKDSIAIINAPTGFGKTAAVIKGIIDSNAEKILWLVRTVNEIDPVIRELKRFNLDYSFLFSAKRTCPLFKNQNDNTISSEDFWENCRMARIKGSCNYYVKSIELNNKDIWDVIEKVDSFSSIEQANAIVNKINSCPFFSLAELSKDTRFIIATYPYYFKDEIFERVLDFVDLGKLVVVVDEAHSLMNAHSILETSITLRDLEQSLNELKEYGYSNSEIEKVVLNIYEIAKELRPKSDIIKKVDKNKFKDSLGYLDIIADVSEEIREKKFLKYFNGSNAIRVYLTHLLSWLLSLKNDNSYLFASADEGVYRLVSTPLDPSAVVSNPLQKVKSAILISGTIPPGDFVNEMLNINKNRIFYDAEIMLGIKGRIGRSMTIVLGDVSTLYKTRGEVMYRRISYYLNQISKLGGVKLFVYPSYELMERISKGFNEQFHNIKENKDTSLESVLKEVSNDSNIIINAVAGGKITEGIEITEGGRSKIKVVAIIGIPYPQRDAYLIAQEEVLSKRLGLTKTKYYLYKVAAYIRIKQALGRAIRSPDDNSVYFLMDYRYLYGEIKKLLRLKYNKVTKSVDEFNEIMPEIINFLNSSS from the coding sequence TTGTCTTCATCGGAGAATAAAAGATTTCCATATAATGAATTAAGACCTGGACAAATGGAAATAGCGGAGATAGTAAAAGACGCAATAGAAAAAGATAGCATTGCAATAATAAATGCTCCAACGGGATTTGGGAAAACTGCTGCTGTAATAAAAGGTATAATTGATAGTAATGCTGAAAAAATTTTATGGCTCGTTAGAACAGTAAATGAAATAGATCCTGTTATAAGGGAACTTAAGAGGTTTAATTTGGATTACTCATTTCTATTTAGTGCAAAAAGGACTTGTCCTCTTTTTAAAAATCAAAATGATAATACAATTTCTTCAGAAGATTTTTGGGAAAATTGCAGAATGGCTAGAATAAAGGGGTCGTGTAACTATTATGTAAAAAGCATAGAATTAAATAACAAGGATATATGGGATGTTATTGAAAAGGTAGACTCATTTAGTAGTATTGAGCAGGCTAATGCTATAGTAAATAAAATAAATTCATGTCCTTTCTTTTCATTAGCAGAGTTATCTAAAGATACTAGGTTTATTATTGCTACATATCCTTATTATTTTAAGGATGAAATATTTGAGAGAGTTTTAGACTTTGTAGATTTAGGAAAGCTTGTAGTTGTGGTTGATGAAGCACATAGTCTTATGAATGCGCATAGCATTTTGGAAACTAGTATAACTTTAAGGGATTTAGAGCAGTCATTGAACGAATTGAAAGAATATGGATATTCAAATTCAGAAATTGAAAAAGTAGTTTTAAATATATATGAAATAGCAAAAGAACTAAGACCTAAATCTGATATTATTAAAAAGGTTGATAAAAACAAATTTAAGGATTCATTAGGTTATTTAGATATAATCGCTGATGTTAGCGAAGAAATAAGAGAAAAGAAGTTTCTAAAATATTTTAATGGGAGTAATGCTATAAGAGTTTATTTAACCCATTTATTATCTTGGTTATTAAGCTTGAAGAACGATAATTCTTACTTATTTGCCTCTGCAGATGAAGGGGTTTATAGACTAGTATCTACCCCCTTAGATCCATCAGCAGTTGTTAGCAATCCATTACAGAAAGTAAAATCTGCAATCTTAATAAGCGGAACCATACCTCCTGGAGATTTTGTTAATGAGATGCTTAACATAAATAAAAACAGAATCTTTTATGATGCTGAAATAATGTTGGGCATTAAGGGAAGGATAGGTAGAAGTATGACTATTGTATTAGGTGATGTTTCTACCTTATATAAAACAAGAGGAGAAGTGATGTATAGAAGGATTTCATATTATTTAAACCAAATAAGTAAGCTTGGTGGTGTTAAGTTATTTGTTTATCCAAGTTATGAACTTATGGAACGGATAAGTAAAGGGTTTAATGAACAATTCCATAATATTAAAGAAAATAAGGATACGTCATTGGAAAGTGTTTTGAAGGAGGTCTCTAATGATAGTAATATAATAATTAATGCAGTAGCAGGAGGTAAAATTACGGAAGGTATAGAAATTACTGAAGGGGGTAGAAGTAAGATAAAGGTTGTAGCAATTATAGGTATTCCCTACCCTCAAAGAGATGCATATTTAATTGCACAAGAAGAAGTTTTATCAAAAAGGCTCGGCTTAACTAAGACAAAATATTATTTATATAAGGTAGCAGCATATATAAGAATAAAGCAAGCTCTTGGTAGGGCTATAAGATCTCCTGATGATAATAGCGTTTATTTTTTAATGGATTATAGATATCTTTATGGAGAAATTAAGAAGCTTTTAAGATTAAAATACAACAAGGTAACTAAAAGTGTTGATGAATTTAATGAGATTATGCCAGAGATAATTAATTTCCTCAACTCAAGTTCTTAA
- a CDS encoding FKBP-type peptidyl-prolyl cis-trans isomerase: MVFNDGDFVLINYTIKVKNGDNYLVQETTYEDVAKQSNIYDANKKYGPYLIVIGKSTLIAAVNEAIKEMQPGEKKEIKADPSKAYGERREELVIRVPIKQLKRYNIPLRIGQQVEIGGRIGIIERIAERFAYIDFNHPLAGKELLIDLEVVKKIEDFNEKVRYLVERWLGIPGNDIEVSGNQNIINIGLPVKAIYINDLDSKLQLLVGDLYQYIKPEEVNLNIKVNTKEIQSEEKAKEGQEAKEQEAKPQEEKVAEENAK, translated from the coding sequence ATGGTATTTAATGATGGAGATTTCGTATTGATAAATTACACAATTAAGGTGAAAAATGGAGACAATTATTTAGTTCAAGAAACAACTTATGAGGATGTTGCAAAGCAGTCAAACATTTATGATGCCAACAAAAAATATGGTCCATACTTAATAGTTATTGGAAAAAGCACATTAATAGCAGCGGTCAATGAGGCAATTAAAGAAATGCAACCTGGAGAAAAGAAAGAAATAAAGGCTGATCCCTCAAAGGCTTATGGAGAAAGAAGAGAAGAATTAGTTATAAGAGTTCCCATAAAACAGCTAAAGAGGTATAATATACCTCTAAGAATAGGCCAACAAGTAGAGATAGGTGGTAGAATAGGAATAATAGAAAGGATTGCTGAAAGATTTGCATATATCGACTTTAACCATCCATTAGCAGGTAAAGAGTTACTTATAGATTTAGAAGTTGTTAAGAAGATTGAAGATTTTAATGAAAAAGTAAGGTATTTAGTAGAGAGATGGCTAGGAATTCCAGGTAATGATATAGAAGTCAGTGGAAATCAAAACATTATAAATATTGGTCTTCCTGTTAAAGCCATTTACATAAACGACTTAGATTCAAAATTACAACTCTTAGTAGGAGATCTTTATCAATATATAAAGCCAGAAGAAGTAAACTTAAACATAAAGGTTAATACCAAAGAAATTCAAAGCGAGGAAAAAGCAAAGGAAGGTCAAGAAGCGAAAGAACAAGAGGCCAAGCCACAAGAAGAAAAAGTAGCTGAAGAAAATGCTAAATAA
- a CDS encoding ABC transporter ATP-binding protein, producing MGNEIVTINLCREFRSNKKIIKALNNINMEIPKGVTAALVGPNGAGKTTLIKILSTLMLPTSGTAYVHGFDIIKETKNVRASIGLATGGERTFYFRLTGYENLLFFASLYGLPLKDTKSKSKELLDIVGLSDFADYPYMKYSLGMQRRLALARALINDPPILLLDEPTLGIDPISAREFRRLIKMISSKKTILLTSHYMGEIEELSDIIFLIKDGKIILKGTSQELKNKIGKIIEVIVPATLVSDNLSKYVVGIRANRAYLRIPKSLIDQIDGKSEIIGETDPTLEDVYAALIGSGPIDKGTRVKPVRFGRWQA from the coding sequence TTGGGCAACGAAATTGTAACAATAAATTTATGTAGAGAATTTAGAAGCAATAAAAAAATAATAAAGGCTTTAAACAATATTAATATGGAAATACCAAAGGGAGTAACTGCAGCATTAGTTGGGCCAAATGGCGCAGGGAAAACTACTTTAATAAAAATCCTTTCTACTTTAATGTTGCCCACTTCAGGAACAGCATATGTTCATGGTTTTGATATAATTAAAGAAACAAAGAACGTAAGAGCCTCAATAGGTTTAGCTACAGGAGGAGAGAGGACTTTTTATTTTAGGTTGACTGGATATGAAAACTTATTATTTTTTGCATCTCTTTACGGTTTACCTTTAAAAGACACAAAATCGAAGAGTAAAGAATTGCTAGATATTGTAGGTCTTTCTGACTTTGCAGATTACCCATATATGAAATATAGCTTAGGTATGCAAAGAAGGCTAGCCTTAGCAAGAGCTCTCATAAATGATCCTCCAATTTTGTTATTAGATGAGCCCACATTAGGTATTGATCCAATTTCAGCCAGAGAATTTAGGAGGCTTATTAAAATGATATCATCAAAGAAAACTATTTTGCTAACAAGCCATTATATGGGAGAAATTGAAGAGCTTTCAGATATAATATTCTTAATAAAAGATGGTAAAATTATACTCAAAGGGACTTCTCAAGAGCTTAAAAATAAAATAGGAAAAATTATTGAAGTCATTGTACCTGCTACATTAGTTTCAGATAATTTATCAAAATATGTTGTAGGAATAAGAGCCAATAGAGCATATTTAAGAATACCAAAATCGTTAATCGATCAGATAGATGGAAAATCGGAAATTATTGGAGAAACTGATCCCACATTAGAGGATGTTTATGCAGCATTAATTGGAAGCGGCCCGATAGATAAAGGCACAAGAGTAAAACCTGTGAGGTTTGGAAGATGGCAAGCTTGA
- a CDS encoding MgtC/SapB family protein, whose amino-acid sequence MININLTNLLMAIAVGGIVGFVNEYRKISGARLFLGLRTAIFISLLGYMFSIFTLLFPGYIALLSAIITITTISTSIYLEKVKATGSPGGTTYVSIFLVFFSGLLEGLGYYELGVIISVLVAALGIYKTQLLDAISKIRKEELLAILNLMILSLVILPLLPNKNIGPYGIFNPFQFWLIVVVIGIIFVAQYIVLKIYKKGLIAFSIIGGLVSSTTVTLSLIELSNKEKNIGKTIAYNIILSNIPLVLVQALAFSYFSTYSSKLIYYITPSILVLILALIIIGSIGYKHITVSGIPSPETPLPIGKVIEFGVVFFIVMIISKLVSILVSYLLPLALFVSSFANVAGVVFSIALLYIHGQINAKYAAYLIQLALIAGIIEKGFLAFLSKDKEVRNLTLILSLILIGILILMMFI is encoded by the coding sequence ATGATAAACATAAATCTAACAAACCTATTAATGGCAATAGCTGTTGGAGGCATTGTGGGGTTTGTAAATGAATATAGGAAAATTTCTGGTGCTAGACTTTTTTTAGGATTAAGAACGGCAATATTTATATCATTATTAGGGTATATGTTTTCAATATTTACCTTATTATTTCCTGGATATATTGCATTATTAAGTGCAATCATAACAATTACTACAATTTCGACATCTATATATTTAGAAAAAGTTAAAGCAACAGGTTCCCCAGGAGGGACAACTTATGTAAGCATATTCTTGGTTTTCTTTTCTGGTTTGTTGGAGGGATTAGGTTATTATGAACTAGGTGTAATTATATCAGTGTTAGTTGCTGCGCTAGGAATTTATAAAACACAATTATTAGATGCTATATCAAAGATTAGAAAAGAAGAGCTGCTTGCTATACTAAATTTAATGATATTATCTTTAGTTATTTTACCTCTTTTGCCTAATAAGAACATAGGTCCATATGGAATCTTTAATCCTTTTCAATTTTGGCTTATAGTTGTTGTTATCGGCATCATATTTGTTGCTCAATATATAGTGCTTAAAATATACAAGAAAGGATTAATTGCATTCTCCATCATTGGAGGCCTTGTTTCAAGCACAACCGTTACATTGAGTCTAATAGAATTAAGTAATAAAGAAAAAAATATTGGAAAGACCATAGCCTATAATATAATTTTGTCCAACATTCCATTAGTTTTAGTCCAAGCTTTAGCTTTTTCATATTTTTCAACTTATTCTTCAAAACTTATTTATTATATAACGCCATCAATTTTAGTATTAATATTGGCATTAATTATTATAGGTTCAATTGGTTATAAGCATATTACTGTATCTGGTATTCCTTCACCTGAAACTCCTTTACCAATAGGCAAAGTGATAGAGTTTGGAGTTGTGTTCTTTATAGTAATGATTATTTCTAAATTGGTGTCAATATTAGTATCATATTTGTTACCATTGGCATTGTTTGTTTCATCATTTGCAAATGTAGCAGGAGTAGTTTTTTCAATTGCTTTACTTTATATTCATGGACAAATAAATGCCAAATATGCTGCGTATTTGATTCAATTAGCATTAATAGCCGGGATAATTGAAAAAGGATTCTTAGCATTTTTATCAAAAGACAAAGAAGTAAGAAACCTAACTTTAATATTATCTTTAATACTTATTGGAATTTTAATATTAATGATGTTTATATGA
- a CDS encoding metallophosphoesterase family protein, with amino-acid sequence MTTKIIHISDIHCNNKMLEKIKELDYDVLISSGDFECLETAEIFSEFRNSFAVSGNVDDVSIMKLLSKKGILLDGKIKTVNEIAFIGIGGIDPINNISVIKNYPFNKKYKYVILVSHNPPYGILDKTFFNIRAGLKEINSILNYIKPSIHLFGHIHESQGIQLLNNTIYINPGPLDIGNYAEIILDDSIKAEIKNLS; translated from the coding sequence ATGACAACTAAAATAATACATATCAGCGATATTCATTGTAATAATAAGATGCTAGAAAAAATTAAGGAATTAGATTATGATGTATTGATTTCTTCCGGCGATTTTGAGTGCTTAGAAACTGCAGAAATTTTTTCAGAATTTAGAAATTCCTTTGCAGTATCTGGTAATGTTGACGATGTATCTATAATGAAGCTTTTGTCAAAGAAAGGGATCCTATTAGATGGAAAAATTAAAACTGTTAATGAAATAGCATTTATTGGCATAGGAGGTATTGATCCTATAAATAATATATCAGTTATAAAAAATTATCCTTTTAATAAAAAATATAAATATGTTATTTTAGTATCACATAATCCACCTTATGGTATATTGGACAAAACCTTTTTTAATATTAGGGCAGGATTAAAAGAAATAAATTCAATATTAAATTACATCAAACCAAGCATACACCTCTTTGGCCATATACATGAAAGTCAGGGAATTCAATTATTGAACAACACAATCTATATTAATCCAGGTCCATTAGATATTGGTAACTATGCTGAAATTATTTTAGATGATAGCATAAAAGCTGAGATTAAGAACTTGAGTTGA
- a CDS encoding PUA domain-containing protein, which translates to MQAKKEPKLEKLSKQELNVIKKFLDEIGVKLYSIASNPMKLVVENAFYNDIFDIPIQLKELVLNLDSIYSSGFYLGYIKKEKFYPGLPLLRRISRLCYEINCIKLNEFGEKLFLYGKRVENDNIILFKEGFCLVLNQQNEPLGWGIGKVINVHKEIKIVEPVKDLGWYLRRGG; encoded by the coding sequence TTGCAGGCTAAAAAAGAACCAAAATTAGAAAAATTATCAAAACAAGAATTAAATGTAATAAAAAAATTTTTAGATGAGATAGGGGTTAAATTATATTCTATTGCATCAAATCCTATGAAATTAGTAGTGGAAAATGCTTTTTACAATGACATCTTTGACATACCAATACAATTAAAAGAATTAGTTTTGAACTTAGATTCCATTTATTCATCAGGTTTTTATTTAGGTTATATAAAAAAGGAAAAATTTTATCCAGGATTGCCATTGCTTAGAAGGATATCAAGGCTATGTTATGAAATAAATTGCATTAAGTTGAATGAATTTGGTGAAAAATTGTTTTTATATGGAAAACGAGTTGAGAATGATAACATAATTTTATTTAAAGAAGGATTTTGTTTAGTTTTAAATCAACAGAACGAACCTTTAGGATGGGGTATAGGTAAAGTTATTAATGTGCATAAAGAAATTAAAATAGTCGAGCCAGTAAAAGATTTGGGCTGGTATTTAAGAAGAGGTGGATGA
- a CDS encoding metallophosphoesterase family protein — translation MYAASDIHYPHYFKIFKDSLDRLNEEPCLFLFAGDIIDKGKVEGAKFVFESIVKRFNKTKIVATFGNDEWNETWDTLRNQYAYVDWIVDDYKVYLCDNTSIAVIGTPGALDKPTRWQLKNINNIEEIYNERIKKIRELIINTKKSYQRIILLSHYALSKLTLKGENPYSYGELYSSKMEKVILETRPDVAIHGHAHKGTAFAMLQNIPIYNVAIPLVKGVTKIKFSKTIETFL, via the coding sequence ATTTATGCAGCCTCTGATATACATTACCCACATTATTTTAAAATATTTAAAGATTCTTTGGATAGATTAAATGAAGAACCTTGTCTATTTCTCTTTGCAGGCGACATCATAGATAAAGGGAAGGTTGAAGGTGCAAAATTTGTATTTGAATCAATAGTTAAAAGATTTAATAAAACAAAAATTGTAGCAACGTTTGGTAATGATGAATGGAACGAAACATGGGATACTTTAAGAAATCAATATGCATATGTGGATTGGATAGTTGATGATTACAAAGTATATTTATGTGATAATACAAGTATTGCTGTAATAGGTACTCCAGGAGCACTGGATAAACCAACTAGATGGCAACTTAAAAACATAAATAATATAGAGGAAATTTATAATGAACGCATTAAAAAAATCAGAGAATTAATAATAAATACAAAGAAATCTTATCAAAGAATTATTTTGTTATCTCATTATGCATTGTCAAAACTAACATTAAAAGGAGAAAATCCTTATTCTTATGGAGAGCTATACAGCTCAAAAATGGAAAAAGTTATATTAGAAACAAGACCTGATGTTGCAATACACGGTCATGCGCATAAAGGAACTGCATTTGCAATGCTTCAAAATATACCAATATATAATGTTGCAATACCTTTGGTTAAAGGAGTGACAAAAATAAAATTCTCAAAAACCATAGAGACTTTTTTATAA
- a CDS encoding DUF763 domain-containing protein, translating to MSANYADLPLHNGHVPQWMLKIMREFTEVITKFIIEEKGVNNFINALSDPLWFQAFNNAIGMDWDSSGSTTVLLSLIKDVSMKNDLGFLVFGGKGKQMLNIKDELNNYSKKYDLDINNIMKFSKIAAKADSSFLLDGYSLYIHTIIVPVEGKDLLVIQQGMNPNNLMARRYHVNKAALENPNSGITGIKVDNVIDATSEESRNARKLFIDLLSEGKNKFRDNLVQANNMLGRKSLDYFISNQVNKINIGKYYYPIIPSKKLLKAVDDIAKNPPSNEIELALTPNVGPRLVRALALISDVIYSVPVSHKDPVNLSLDPFSYSYTIGGKDGIPYPFDAKTAKEAIEFLRNALEEARINDNAKKLAIQRLNTFIRRLKFG from the coding sequence ATGAGTGCAAATTATGCAGATTTACCATTACACAATGGTCATGTTCCCCAATGGATGTTAAAAATAATGAGAGAATTTACTGAAGTTATCACAAAATTTATAATAGAAGAAAAAGGAGTTAATAATTTTATAAATGCTTTATCAGACCCTTTATGGTTCCAAGCATTTAATAATGCCATAGGAATGGATTGGGATAGTAGTGGAAGCACTACGGTTTTACTTTCATTAATTAAAGATGTCTCCATGAAAAATGATCTTGGTTTTTTAGTGTTTGGTGGAAAAGGAAAGCAAATGCTGAATATTAAAGATGAATTAAACAATTATTCAAAAAAATATGATTTGGACATAAATAATATAATGAAATTTAGTAAAATTGCAGCAAAAGCTGATTCTTCTTTTTTGCTTGATGGTTATAGCCTTTATATCCATACAATAATAGTTCCAGTAGAGGGTAAGGACTTATTAGTCATACAACAAGGAATGAACCCAAATAATTTAATGGCAAGGAGATACCATGTTAACAAAGCTGCATTAGAGAATCCAAATAGTGGAATAACAGGTATTAAAGTAGATAATGTTATAGATGCCACATCTGAAGAAAGCAGAAATGCGAGAAAGCTATTCATTGATCTGTTATCAGAAGGGAAGAATAAGTTTAGAGACAATTTAGTTCAAGCAAACAATATGTTAGGAAGGAAATCTCTTGATTATTTCATATCTAATCAAGTTAATAAAATTAATATAGGAAAATATTATTATCCAATAATACCATCAAAGAAATTGCTAAAAGCCGTTGATGATATAGCAAAAAATCCGCCGTCTAATGAAATTGAGCTAGCATTAACTCCTAATGTTGGTCCAAGACTTGTTAGAGCTTTGGCATTAATATCTGATGTTATTTATTCTGTCCCTGTTTCTCATAAAGATCCTGTAAATTTATCACTGGATCCATTTAGTTACTCATATACAATAGGGGGCAAAGATGGAATACCATATCCATTTGATGCAAAAACAGCTAAAGAGGCCATAGAATTCTTAAGAAATGCACTAGAAGAGGCTAGAATAAATGATAATGCAAAAAAATTAGCTATTCAAAGGCTAAACACTTTTATAAGAAGATTAAAATTTGGCTAA